Sequence from the Candidatus Sulfotelmatobacter sp. genome:
CCGCTTCCCTTCCCCGAAAGGGTCTAGCCGAATGTCGCTCGCCGAATTGATGCGGCAGAGGCAGGAGAAGCTCGAGCGCTGGCGGGCTCTGGGCGTGCCGCCCTATGCCTATCGTTTCGACGTCACGCACGACGCCGCGCAGTGTCTGGCGCGCGGCGAGGCGGTGACCTCCGAGCCGGGCGAGCGCGTGCGCGTCGCCGGCCGGGTCATGGCGCTGCGCGGCCACGGCAAGGCGGGATTCGCGCACCTGCTCGACCGCTCCGGCAGGATCCAGCTCTACTTCCGCGCCGATCAGCTCGGCGAACAGTTCGCGCGATACGAGCTGCTCGACGTCGGCGACTGGATCGGGGTGGAGGGCCCGCTGTTCCGCACCCGTACCGGCGAGATCACGGTGCGCGTCGACATGCTGGAACTGCTGGCCAAGTCCATGCGCCCGCTGCCCGAGAAGTGGCACGGGCTGCGCGAGCCCGAAACCCGCTTCCGCCAGCGCTACGCCGACCTGTTCATGAACCTTGAGGTGCGCGAGGTGTTTCGGCGGCGCAGCGCCATGATCGCCGCGCTGCGCGACGGGCTGACCGCGCACGGCTACCTGGAGGTCGAGACGCCGGTGCTGCAGCCGCTCTACGGCGGCGCTTTCGCGCGGCCATTCGTGACCCGCCACCTCGCGCTCGACATGGATCTCTACCTGCGGATCTCCGACGAGCTCTATCTCAAGCGCCTGATTGTGGGCGGACTCGATCGCGTGTTCGAGTTCTCTCGCAACTTCCGCAACGAGGGCATGGATCGCTCGCACAACCCCGAGTTCACGATCCTCGAGTACTACCAGGCGTTCGCCGACGTCCACGACATGATGGCGCTGACCGAGGCCCTCGTCACTGACGCGATCCGCCGGGTGCGGGGCGGGACCGTGCTTCCTCACGACGGCGGCACGCTCGACTTCACGCCGCCCTGGCCGCGGCTCTCGATGCTGGACGCGGTGAGCGAGAAGGTCGGGGAGCCGGTCCACGATCTCGACCGTTCGCGGCTCGAGCAGATCGCCGCGCGCCACGGGCTCGGCGCGCGTCCCGGCACCGGCGCCGGCGGGCTGCTGGACGAGCTGTTCGGCGAACTGGTGCAGCCGGGGCTCGTTCGCCCCACCTTCGTGATCGATCACCCGATCGAGATCTCGCCGCTCGCGAGGCCGAGCCGCACCCGGCCCGGAGTGGTCGAGCGCTTCGAGCTGTTCATCGCCGGGATGGAGCTGGCCAACGCCTTTTCCGAGCAGAACGACCCCGAAGCGCAGCGCGCCGCGTTCGAGGCGCAGGCGCAGCGCCGCGCGAGCGGCGACGAAGAGGCGCATCCCATGGACCTCGACTACCTGCGCGCGCTCGAGTACGGCATGCCGCCGACCGGCGGGGTCGGCATCGGCATCGATCGGCTGGCCATGCTGGTCACCGACCAGCGGTCGATCCGCGATGTGATCCTGTTCCCGCAGCTCCGGCCCGAGGAGGGCCGCGCCGAGCCTCACGACGAAGAGGAGGCCGAACCCTCCGAGGCGCCGTCGCGGTGAGACTCTCCCTGTGGATCGCCGGGCGCTATCTGCGCACCCGGCGACAGAGCGGATTCATCTCGCTGCTCACCGGGATTTCGATCGGCGGGGTTACGGTCGGGGTCACCGCGTTGCTCACCGTGCTGGCGGTGATGAACGGCTTCGAGAGCGAGGTCCAGACCCGCATCGCCGGCACCGACGCCCACGTCGTGCTGCTGGGGGAGAACACCGCGGCGGTCAAGGACGCCGATCCGCTGGCCGCCAGCGTCGCGAAGCTTCCGGGGGTCGCCGGCGTCGCGCCCTTCGTCTACACCAAGGCGATCGTCTTCCATGAAGGCCTCACCGAGGGCCTGGTGGTGAAGGGTGTGGATCTCCGCGCCGAACGCACCGTCACCACCATCGGCAAGCACATCGAGCCGCCGCTCGATTCGATTCCGCGCATGACGCCCGGGGGCGCTCCCGGCATCGTGCTGGGCTCGGAGCTCGCGGCCCGGCTCGGCACCGGGCCCGGCCAGCGCGTGACGCTGGTCTCGATGGTCGGCGCCCGGAACTCGGCGATGGGTTTCGCTCCCAAATTGCGCGCCTTCCAGGTGGTCGGGATCTTCACCTCGGGGCTCTACACCTACGATTCGAGCTTCGGCTTCACCTCGCTCCCGGCGGCTCAGGATTTCTTCGGCTACCAGGACGGTGTCACCGGGCTCGAGATCCGGCTCGACGACATGTTCGACGCGCCGCGCATGGCGGCGCGGATCCTGGCGGCGCTGCATCGCCCCGATCTGCGCAGCAACAACTGGATCGAGCTCAATCGGAATCTGTTCACCTGGATGAAGCTCGAGAAGGTGGTGATGTTCGTGATCCTCGCTCTGATCGTGGTGGTCGCGACCTTCAACATCGTCAGCACGCTGTTCATGGTGGTGCTCGAGAAGCGCCGCGACATCGGGGTGCTCAAGTCGCTCGGGGCCTCGGACGGCCTGGTGCTGCGCGTGTTCCTCTGGAAGGGACTGCTGATCGGCGCTGCCGGCACCTTCCTTGGCGCCACGCTCGGGGTGACGCTCATCGAGATCCTGCGCCGCTACCCGTTCGTGAAGCTTCCGGGTGACGTCTACTTCATCGAACGCCTGCCGGTTCGGCCAGAATGGGGCGACTTCGCCGCCGTGATTCTGGCCGCCCTGTCCCTGTGCCTGATCGCCGCCCTCTATCCCGCCTGGCGGGCCTCCCGACTCGACCCGGTCGAAGCCATCCGCGGCCCGGTGTGAAGCCGTGGCTCAGGCGATTGAGATAACTCACTGTGAATAGGACAGTATCGGACTCGACTCCCGTTCTGGTGGCACGCGGGCTCGAGAAACGCTACCGCCACGGGCACGAGGTGCTCGAGGTACTGCGAGGGCTCGATCTCGAGGTCACGCGCGGCATGCTTCTGGCTATCGTCGGAGCTTCGGGTTCGGGCAAGAGCACCCTGCTGAACATTCTTGGGACACTTGACCGGCCCGACGCGGGCACCGTCGAGTTGGAGGGTCGCAGGCTGGAAGGACTGTCCGCCCCGGAGCTGGCCCGGATTCGGGCCCGGCGGATCGGATTCGTGTTCCAGTTCCACCATCTGCTGCCGGAGTTCAGCGCCGAGGAGAACGTCATGATGCCACTCCTGATGACGGGTCAGTCCACCCTCGAAGCCCGGGCGCGGGCCCGGGAGCTGCTCGGCGTGCTCTCGCTCTCGGGTTGGCGCGATCATCGCCCGGCCGAACTCTCGGGTGGCGAGGCCCAGCGCGTGGCGGTGGCGAGGGCGCTGGCGGCGTCGCCGGATCTGGTCCTGGCGGACGAACCCAGCGGAAACCTCGACTCCCAGACCGCACAGGAACTCCACCAGCTCCTGACAACCCTCTGTCGCGAGCGACATCAAACTTTCGTCATCGCCACCCACAACGAACGCCTGGCGTCGGCCGCCGATCGAGTGCTCAAGCTCGAAGCGGGCCGCCTGCGTCCCATGGAATAGAGGATCATCGATTCATGCTCTGTCAGATCTGCGGCAAGAGCCCGGCCACCGTGCACTTCACGGAGATCCAGGACAACAAGATGTCCGAGATCCACGTGTGCGATCGCTGCGCGGAGGAAAAGGGCATGCACGCCTCGGCGAAGAAGCACAAGTTCGACATCGCCGACCTGCTGGCGGGCATGGTGGACGGCATGACCTCGACCGAGGAGGAGCGCGTCGGGCACGTCCAGTGCCCGCGCTGCGGCATGCTGTATTCGGCCTTCAAGGAGACCGGCCGCCTGGGCTGCGCCGAGTGTTACGCCGCCTTCCAGTTCCAGCTCCGGCCGCTGCTGCGCAGGATCCACGGCGACACCCGCCACAAGGGCAAGAAGCCGGCGCGCGATCATGCCGGCGCCACCCGCACCCGGCAGATCCAGCGCCTTCACGACGAGCTGCAACGCGCCGTCGAGCGCGAGGACTTCGAACGCGCCGCCAGCATTCGCGACGAGATTCGCCGCCTGGAGCGCGAAGCGCAGGTGACGACCGATCCGGCGGAGGGGCGCTCGTGAGCGCGGAGCGTCCCAATCCGCCCGCCGACTTCGGCGACCTGCTGTCGCGACCGAGCCCCTGGCTCTCCGGCGATGGCCCGCACGCCGAGATGGTGCTGTCGACGCGCATGCGCCTCGCCCGCAATCTGCAGAGCGTGCCGTTCACGCATCGCGCCCGCGACGAGCAGCTCCAGGGCGTGATGATGAGCGTGACCGGCGCGGCTCAGCGCGCCGCATCGTTCGAAGGCGGGCTGATGCTGCGCATGAACGAGCTGGAGCCGGTCGAGCGGCAGATCCTGGTCGAGCGCCACCTGGTCAGTCACGAGCTGGGCGACGGCGTGCGCCCGCGTGGAATCCTGATCGGTTCGGACCAGCGCCTGTCGCTGATGATCAACGAGGAGGATCACCTGCGGCTTCAATCGATGGCCGCCGGGTTCCAGCTGGCGGAGGCCTGGTCGCTGGCCGACGACGCCGACGACGAGCTCGAGCAGGGTCTCGACTACGCGTTCTCGGAAGAGATCGGCTATCTCACCTCGTGCCCGACCAACGCCGGCACCGGACTGCGTGCCTCGGTGCTCATCCACCTGCCGGCGCTGGTGCTGCTCGAGGAGATCCAGCGGGTCTTGAAGAGCGTGGCGCAGGTGGGGCTCAACGTGCGCGGCCTGTACGGCGAGCACAGCGAGGTGATGGGCAATCTGTTCCAGATCTCGAATCAGACCACCCTCGGTCGCGGCGAACACGATTCCATCGAGCAACTCGATCGCGTGACCCGCCAGATCATCGGCTGGGAGGAAAAGGCGCGCGAGCGTATGATGCGGGATGCGCGAGTCCAGGTGGAGGACAAGGTGTGGCGGGCCTACGGCACGCTGCGTCATTGTCGCTCCATTCAGACCCGCGAAGTCATCAATTTGTGTTCGGCGGTGCGCTTCGGCGTGGCCCTGGGCCTGAACGGCCTCTGCCCGCTCGGAGTGCTCAATGAATTGCTGGTGATCACGCAGCCTGCGCACCTCCAGCGCGCTCATGGCGGGCAGCTTCAGCCGGCCGAGCGCAACGTGGTGCGCGCGGATGTGGTGCGCGAGAGGCTGGCGGCCGCGGAGCGGGAAGAGCCGCGCCGGCGCCGGCCGAATCGCGAATAGCGAAGCCGAAAACTACAGGCGTGGGAGCGGCGACCACCGGTCGGTGGCCGCGGGCTCCCCTCCAGGGAACGAGAGCAACGCCATGCATGACAAATTCACGGAGCGGGTGCGAAAGGTCATCTACCTCGCGCGCGAGGAAGCGGCGAGGCTCCAGCACGACTACATCGGCACCGAGCATCTGTTGCTGGGTGTGATTCGCGAGGGCGAGGGCATCGCGGCCACCGTGCTGAACAATCTGGGGCTCGATCTCGATCGCATTCGCCAGGAAGTCGAGAACATGGTGAGCGCCTCCGGCGGCACCATGACCATTGGCGAGATCCCCTTCACGCCGCGCGCGAAGCGCGTGCTGGAGCTGGCCGTCGAGGAAGCTCGATCGCTGGGTCACAACTACGTCGGCACCGAGCACCTGTTGCTGGGGCTGATTCGCGAAGGCGAAGGCGTAGCCGCCAAGGTGCTGCTCGAGCTGGGCGTGGACCGCAAGCGCGTGCGCGAAGAGACCCTGAAGCTCCTGGGCGGCACGCCGTCTTCGAGCAGCAGTGCCGAGCGCGAGGAGCGTCCGGAGACCCCGGCCCTCAATCAGTTCGGTCGCGACCTCACCCAGCTGGCGCGCGAGGGCAAGCTGGATCCGGTGATCGGCCGCGACAAGGAGATCGAGCGCGTCATCCAGGTGCTATCGCGTCGCAAGAAGAACAATCCGGTGCTGATCGGCGAGCCGGGCGTCGGCAAGACCGCGATCGCCGAGGGGCTGGCGCAGCGGATCGTCTCGGCGCAGGTGCCGGAGAGCCTCAAGAACAAGCGCATCGTCACGCTCGACCTGGCGGCGGTGGTGGCCGGCACCAAGTATCGCGGTCAGTTCGAAGAGCGCCTGAAGACGGTGATGAACGAGATCCGGGAATCGAAGGACACCGTGATCTTCATCGACGAGCTGCACACCATCGTCGGCGCGGGCGGCGCGGAGGGCGCGATCGACGCGAGCAACATGCTCAAGCCGGCTCTGGCACGCGGCGAGCTCCAGTGCATCGGCGCCACCACCCTCGACGAGTACCGCAAGTACATCGAGAAGGACGGCGCGCTCGAGCGCCGCTTCCAGCCGGTGATGGTGGACCAGCCGAGCATTCAGGACACGATCGCGATCCTGAACGGGCTGCGCGACAAGTACGAGGCGCACCACGGTGTCAAGATCACTGATAGCGCGGTGGTCCAGGCGGTCAAGCTCGCCGATCGCTACATGAACGACCGGTTCTTCCCGGACAAGGCCATCGACGTGATCGACGAGGCGTGCGCGCGCGCGCGCCTGTCGGTGAGCACCGTGCCCTCCGAGATCCACGAGCTCGAGAAGAAGCTCGAGGAGGTCATCAAGGAGAAGGAATCGGCGATCCGTGGCCAGGAGTACGAGAAGGCCGCCCGGCTGCGCGACCGCGAGAAGGAGCTGCGCGCGCGCCGCAACGAGCTCAAGAAGTCGTGGTCGGAGTCCAAGCGCGACAAGGAAGTTCAGGTCGACGAAGAGCTGATCGCCTCGGTGCTCTCGGTGATGACCGGGATCCCGGTCGTGAAGCTGGCCGAGGAGGAAACTCAAAAGCTCCTGCGCATGGAGGACGAACTCGGCAGGCGCGTGGTGGGGCAGGCCGAAGCGGTCGCGGCCGTGTCCCGCGCGGTGCGCCGCAATCGAGTCGGCCTGCGCGATCCCAAGCGTCCAATCGGTTCGTTCATCTTCCTGGGTCCCACCGGCGTGGGCAAGACCGAGCTGGCGCGGGCGCTCGCGGCTTTTCTTTTCGATGACGAAGACGCGCTCATTCGGATTGACATGTCGGAGTACATGGAGAAATTCTCGGTTTCGCGCCTGGTGGGAGCACCGCCGGGCTACGTGGGGTATGAGGAGGGCGGGCAACTCACCGAGAAGGTGCGCCGTAAGCCCTATTCGGTGGTGCTGCTCGACGAGATCGAGAAGGCGCATCCCGACGTATTCAATGTGCTCTTGCAGGTGCTGGATGACGGCGTCCTCACCGACAGCTCCCGTCGGCGCGTGGACTTCAAGAACACCGTCATCATCATGACTTCGAATCTGGGCGGCCGGCAGATCGTCACGGGCGCGCGCAACCTGGGCTTCAAACAGGCGGCGGCCGGCGCTCAGCAGTTCGCGGCGATCAAGAGCACCGTCCAGGACGAACTCAAGCGCACCTTCAATCCGGAGTTCCTCAACCGGGTCGACGACGTGATCGTGTTCCACGCGCTCAGCCGCGAGGACATGGCCAACATCGTTCAGATCCTCTTGGGTCAGGTCAAGGAGCGACTGCGTGCACAAGAGATTCAACTCGAGATTCAACCCGAGGCGATCGAGCTCCTCATCGACAAGGGGTTCGACCCGGCGCTGGGAGCGCGCCCCCTCAAGCGGGCCATTCAGCGACTGCTGGAGGATCCGCTCGCGGAATTCATCCTGCGCGGGCAGCTTCCTGGCGGCGCCGGCATCTGCGTGGAGCGCCGCAGCGACGAGCTCGCCTTCGAGCCCGCTGCCGCCCAGAAACCTGCGGAGGCTCCCGCTCCTGCGGTCCCGGGTCGTTAGCGCGGTCCTACCGCTCCTCCTCACGCTCCTCTCGGCGCCGGCGACCGCACAGTCGCCGGCGCCGGAGCGCTCCGACGCCGAGCCGCCGGTGGTCGGCGCGATCACGGTGGTCGGCAACACCATCACCGACACCACGCGCATCATCCGTTCGTTCGAGGTGGTGCCCGGCACGCGCTACAGCGAGGATGCGGTGCGCCGCGGCATGCGCAAGCTGTTCGCGCTCGGCGTGTTCGAGGACGTGTGGGTCGACAAGGACCTGCAGGGCGACACCATGAACCTCGTGATCCACGTCGCCGAGCGGCGAAGGATCTCCAGGATCGAGTTCACCGGTCAGCGCAAGAAGAGCGAAGACGATCTGAAGAAGAAGCTCTTCCTCCACGTCGGTGAGAGTTACTCGCCGGTCCAGACCCGCAGCCAGGTGGACACGCTGCTCAAGCTCTATCGCGACGACGGTTACGCCCAGGCCGCGATCGACGCGGTGACCGACACCACCGTCGGGCCGGGACAGCTCGCCCTTCGATTCGTGATTCGCGAGGGCGAGAAGGTCAGGATCGAACGCATCACCTTCGAGGGGATCTCGGCCTTCAACGAGGCGCGGCTGCGCAAGAACATGAAGACTCACCAGAAGGGCTTCTTCGGCGGCGGCGAGGTCAAAGAGGAAGACCTGATGCAGGACAAGGAGAAGCTCGAGACCTGGTATCACGACCACGGCTACCGGGACATGCGCGTGGCCGGGCACGAGCTGTTGCCGGGCAGCGAGCCCAGGCGCCTGATCCTGCACGTGAAGATCGAAGAGGGGCGTCCGTATTTCATCGGCAACGTGCGCTGGGAGGGTAACAAGGTCATCGGTCCGGCCGACCTGGCCAAGGTGCCGCAGCCCAAGAGCGGCGATCTCTACGACGCCAGCAAGATCGACCGAGCGCGCGGCGAGGCGTTCGGCAGCTACGCCGAGCACGGCTATCTGTACGTCCAGATCGAACCTCAGGAAAGCCTGCGCGACTCGCTGGTGGACA
This genomic interval carries:
- a CDS encoding ABC transporter ATP-binding protein, which gives rise to MNRTVSDSTPVLVARGLEKRYRHGHEVLEVLRGLDLEVTRGMLLAIVGASGSGKSTLLNILGTLDRPDAGTVELEGRRLEGLSAPELARIRARRIGFVFQFHHLLPEFSAEENVMMPLLMTGQSTLEARARARELLGVLSLSGWRDHRPAELSGGEAQRVAVARALAASPDLVLADEPSGNLDSQTAQELHQLLTTLCRERHQTFVIATHNERLASAADRVLKLEAGRLRPME
- a CDS encoding UvrB/UvrC motif-containing protein; the encoded protein is MLCQICGKSPATVHFTEIQDNKMSEIHVCDRCAEEKGMHASAKKHKFDIADLLAGMVDGMTSTEEERVGHVQCPRCGMLYSAFKETGRLGCAECYAAFQFQLRPLLRRIHGDTRHKGKKPARDHAGATRTRQIQRLHDELQRAVEREDFERAASIRDEIRRLEREAQVTTDPAEGRS
- a CDS encoding FtsX-like permease family protein; this encodes MRLSLWIAGRYLRTRRQSGFISLLTGISIGGVTVGVTALLTVLAVMNGFESEVQTRIAGTDAHVVLLGENTAAVKDADPLAASVAKLPGVAGVAPFVYTKAIVFHEGLTEGLVVKGVDLRAERTVTTIGKHIEPPLDSIPRMTPGGAPGIVLGSELAARLGTGPGQRVTLVSMVGARNSAMGFAPKLRAFQVVGIFTSGLYTYDSSFGFTSLPAAQDFFGYQDGVTGLEIRLDDMFDAPRMAARILAALHRPDLRSNNWIELNRNLFTWMKLEKVVMFVILALIVVVATFNIVSTLFMVVLEKRRDIGVLKSLGASDGLVLRVFLWKGLLIGAAGTFLGATLGVTLIEILRRYPFVKLPGDVYFIERLPVRPEWGDFAAVILAALSLCLIAALYPAWRASRLDPVEAIRGPV
- a CDS encoding protein arginine kinase, which produces MSAERPNPPADFGDLLSRPSPWLSGDGPHAEMVLSTRMRLARNLQSVPFTHRARDEQLQGVMMSVTGAAQRAASFEGGLMLRMNELEPVERQILVERHLVSHELGDGVRPRGILIGSDQRLSLMINEEDHLRLQSMAAGFQLAEAWSLADDADDELEQGLDYAFSEEIGYLTSCPTNAGTGLRASVLIHLPALVLLEEIQRVLKSVAQVGLNVRGLYGEHSEVMGNLFQISNQTTLGRGEHDSIEQLDRVTRQIIGWEEKARERMMRDARVQVEDKVWRAYGTLRHCRSIQTREVINLCSAVRFGVALGLNGLCPLGVLNELLVITQPAHLQRAHGGQLQPAERNVVRADVVRERLAAAEREEPRRRRPNRE
- a CDS encoding ATP-dependent Clp protease ATP-binding subunit, producing MHDKFTERVRKVIYLAREEAARLQHDYIGTEHLLLGVIREGEGIAATVLNNLGLDLDRIRQEVENMVSASGGTMTIGEIPFTPRAKRVLELAVEEARSLGHNYVGTEHLLLGLIREGEGVAAKVLLELGVDRKRVREETLKLLGGTPSSSSSAEREERPETPALNQFGRDLTQLAREGKLDPVIGRDKEIERVIQVLSRRKKNNPVLIGEPGVGKTAIAEGLAQRIVSAQVPESLKNKRIVTLDLAAVVAGTKYRGQFEERLKTVMNEIRESKDTVIFIDELHTIVGAGGAEGAIDASNMLKPALARGELQCIGATTLDEYRKYIEKDGALERRFQPVMVDQPSIQDTIAILNGLRDKYEAHHGVKITDSAVVQAVKLADRYMNDRFFPDKAIDVIDEACARARLSVSTVPSEIHELEKKLEEVIKEKESAIRGQEYEKAARLRDREKELRARRNELKKSWSESKRDKEVQVDEELIASVLSVMTGIPVVKLAEEETQKLLRMEDELGRRVVGQAEAVAAVSRAVRRNRVGLRDPKRPIGSFIFLGPTGVGKTELARALAAFLFDDEDALIRIDMSEYMEKFSVSRLVGAPPGYVGYEEGGQLTEKVRRKPYSVVLLDEIEKAHPDVFNVLLQVLDDGVLTDSSRRRVDFKNTVIIMTSNLGGRQIVTGARNLGFKQAAAGAQQFAAIKSTVQDELKRTFNPEFLNRVDDVIVFHALSREDMANIVQILLGQVKERLRAQEIQLEIQPEAIELLIDKGFDPALGARPLKRAIQRLLEDPLAEFILRGQLPGGAGICVERRSDELAFEPAAAQKPAEAPAPAVPGR
- the lysS gene encoding lysine--tRNA ligase; this translates as MSLAELMRQRQEKLERWRALGVPPYAYRFDVTHDAAQCLARGEAVTSEPGERVRVAGRVMALRGHGKAGFAHLLDRSGRIQLYFRADQLGEQFARYELLDVGDWIGVEGPLFRTRTGEITVRVDMLELLAKSMRPLPEKWHGLREPETRFRQRYADLFMNLEVREVFRRRSAMIAALRDGLTAHGYLEVETPVLQPLYGGAFARPFVTRHLALDMDLYLRISDELYLKRLIVGGLDRVFEFSRNFRNEGMDRSHNPEFTILEYYQAFADVHDMMALTEALVTDAIRRVRGGTVLPHDGGTLDFTPPWPRLSMLDAVSEKVGEPVHDLDRSRLEQIAARHGLGARPGTGAGGLLDELFGELVQPGLVRPTFVIDHPIEISPLARPSRTRPGVVERFELFIAGMELANAFSEQNDPEAQRAAFEAQAQRRASGDEEAHPMDLDYLRALEYGMPPTGGVGIGIDRLAMLVTDQRSIRDVILFPQLRPEEGRAEPHDEEEAEPSEAPSR